The following proteins come from a genomic window of Leishmania major strain Friedlin complete genome, chromosome 1:
- a CDS encoding conserved hypothetical protein (previous protein_id=AAC24631.1), with amino-acid sequence MKRGGSGQQDNVARLTARGFGKAKATQALKDAGNNVEVALRILERQRDQQQQQQQLRARGIDGACTSTSTASAAIPSLNRTKPPPTSTLLASFSPAAEAMRRQRERLHPCVVQFGSCQYGQYCVLKDLPGDVCVQHFQGSCVYGSACRHRHTIDGANVRDYVWGASKDGDAEPVLRNGVLMYRVRAVDGMGSKVQAAEPIGGQANTHALDDDGECDGGDVAHRRLAAPPLLASDFNRIRGSIPSYTEPMLSSPPYAFQGEVVESEGREEGDAAGCGATKSDPAEVLVAHPTPFRDLVQGSAGAAQPPPPQRPLPPSSTPTSPPATAAARRARARHPCIAQYGSCKFGDACAHADRDAGVCVHFLNRRCRYSADECRYRHETEAEYHAALLARTRLPGSTADAMGERKEPQYTDKPRSRLQGGPSRNATAPGSGRDTSSDAQAPSLALPSVEDLTALPEALQPVDHAVATHHDDGDHLSGASEMQVFLGLLEVFSNVEPAVVLQALRVSGGDPIRASDVIAHVGAVPTTAEVNDVAAALALAAAEEAAEREAAVDDAAAAVTLERHNALLTLISLFPGVDPVAVEAVLSQHHGAFADAYNVLLCAQENVARSAMWSGSTAAMTPADQLRVEKLCVMFPGLDADVVRSAYCAADHQWSRATVALNALTQELLSLDSAEATPAKTAAAATVEWRPPHPATATTADAGDDGSGAGGVQRTREETSAEVYSAYRAAENEILELGDWRRVRERAYLMNTQRLRVLGQATAAFSSGDGRTARVLSSEGRRLGLEYNRLNRLAMLALEQERLRTDATSTLDLHGFHSTEVHDVLVRRVRVCQRHRIGHLRIVTGQGKHSRHGHQSLYPTVMEDLRTDTFLSAVVKVKSIKAGYIDVTVRLPATES; translated from the coding sequence ATGAagcgtggcggcagcggtcaACAAGACAACGTGGCCCGCCTGACAGCGAGGGGGTTCGGTAAGGCCAAGGCTACTCAAGCGCTCAAGGATGCCGGCAACAACGTAGAGGTAGCCCTGCGGATTCTGGAACGGCAGCGTGatcagcaacagcagcagcagcagttgcgAGCGCGCGGGATAGATGGAGCGTGCACGTCGACCAGCACGGCTTCAGCGGCCATTCCATCGCTGAACCGAacgaagccgccgccgacgtcgactCTGTTGGCCAGTTTTTCtcccgccgccgaggccatgcgccggcagcgagagCGGCTCCACCCCTGCGTCGTGCAGTTTGGCTCGTGCCAGTATGGCCAGTACTGCGTCCTCAAGGATCTCCCCGGCGACGTCTGCGTGCAGCACTTTCAAGGCAGCTGCGTGTACGGAAGTGcctgccgccatcgccacaCGATCGACGGCGCCAACGTTCGCGATTATGTGTGGGGCGCCTCTAAGGACGGTGACGCGGAGCCCGTGCTGCGAAATGGTGTTTTGATGTAccgcgtgcgcgccgtgGATGGGATGGGGTCGAAGGTGCAGGCGGCCGAGCCTATAGGTGGCCAGGCCAACACCCACGCACTTGACGATGATGGTGAgtgcgacggtggcgacgtGGCGCACCGACGGctcgccgctccgccgctgctAGCCTCCGATTTTAATCGCATTCGTGGATCCATCCCATCGTACACAGAGCCAatgctgtcgtcgccgccgtatGCATTCCAAGGTGAGGTGGTGGAGTCTGAGGGCCGCGAGGAGGGTGACGCCGCAGGATGTGGTGCAACGAAATCGGATCCAGCAGAGGTCCTGGTGGCGCACCCGACACCGTTCCGTGATCTGGTGCagggcagcgctggtgctgcgcagccccCTCCACCACAGCGACCACTGCCGCCATCATCGACGCCAACCTCTCCTCCAGCAACGGCGGCTGCTCGTCGCGCTCGTGCACGGCACCCGTGCATCGCGCAGTACGGCAGCTGCAAGTTCGGCGACGCCTGCGCCCACGCTGACCGTGACGCCGGCGTTTGCGTGCACTTCCTTaaccgccgttgccgctACAGCGCAGACGAGTGCCGTTACCGCCACGAAACGGAGGCGGAGTaccacgccgcgctgctcgctCGCACCCGTCTGCCGGGGTCGACTGCGGACGCGATGGGCGAGCGAAAGGAGCCGCAGTACACCGACAAGCCAAGGAGCCGCTTGCAGGGCGGCCCTTCGCGAAATGCAACGGCGCCAGGCTCGGGTCGAGACACGTCTTCGGATGCCCAGGCACCGTCGCTAGCGCTGCCGTCCGTGGAGGACTTGACGGCGCTGCCCGAAGCACTGCAGCCAGTTGACCATGCTGTGGCGACTCaccacgacgacggcgaccaCCTCAGCGGCGCCTCTGAGATGCAGGTCTTCCTCGGGCTGCTTGAGGTGTTCTCGAATGTTgagccggcggtggtgctgcaggcgctgcgcgtgagCGGCGGAGACCCGATCCGCGCCAGTGACGTTATTGCCCACGTTGGCGCCGTCCCGACAACGGCCGAGGTGAACGACGTGGCCGCTGCACttgcgttggcggcggccgaggaggcagcggagcgcgaggcggcggtggacgacgctgctgcggcagtgacGCTAGAGCGCCACAACGCCCTCTTAACACTCATCTCCCTCTTCCCAGGAGTCGACCCGGttgcggtggaggcggtgctgtcgcAGCACCACGGTGCCTTCGCAGACGCGTACAATGTACTTCTGTGCGCGCAGGAGAATGTGGCTCGGTCAGCCATGTGGAGCGGGAGCACGGCGGCTATGACGCCAGCCGATCAGCTCCGCGTTGAGAAGCTGTGTGTGATGTTCCCCGGCCTCGACGCGGACGTCGTGCGGAGTGCCTACTGCGCCGCAGACCATCAGTGGAGTCGCGCGACAGTGGCGCTGAACGCGCTGACGCAGGAGCTGCTCTCCCTGGACTCTGCCGAGGCAACGCCTGCGAAaacggctgcagcggcgacggtggagtggcggccgccgcatccCGCtacggcgacgacagcggacGCAGgggacgacggcagcggtgccggcggtgtgCAGAGGACCCGTGAAGAAACGAGCGCGGAGGTCTACAGCGCCTATCGAGCGGCGGAAAATGAAATACTCGAGCTCGGCGACTGGCGGCGGGTGCGGGAGCGGGCGTACCTGATGAACACGCAGCGTCTCCGAGTCCTGGGCCaggccaccgctgcctttTCAAGCGGGGACGGCAGGACGGCGAGAGTCCTTAGCAGCGAGGGTCGTCGGCTCGGTCTCGAGTATAACCGCCTGAACCGCTTGGCGATGCTCGCCCTGGAGCAAGAGCGGCTACGCACAGATGCCACAAGCACCCTCGACCTCCACGGCTTCCACAGCACTGAGGTACATGACGTGCTGGTCCGTCGCGTCCGCGTCTGCCAGCGCCATCGCATTGGTCACCTCCGCATTGTGACGGGGCAGGGCAAGCACAGCAGACACGGCCATCAGTCGCTCTACCCCACCGTCATGGAAGACCTCCGCACAGACACTTTTCTGAGTGCTGTCGTAAAGGTCAAGTCCATCAAGGCTGGCTACATCGACGTCACAGTGCGACTGCCGGCCACCGAATCCTAA
- a CDS encoding conserved hypothetical protein (previous protein_id=AAC24630.2), with the protein MGLACRSPLSVLHTPACSPTDTGLQEHNHSKRRLMSSCRGIVVAGVTNQARTQMAEAFLRAFTGGRVFVCSGGVHHLGTVHPLAVVTMAEMGIDVSRQSSSSLAGVRRQRETYDVYVSVDAPYTERTSDRYQRRYTDTQAAQQSSMGAAGLSAPCASSTSDFCDPLLASATPAHWTVSQDTTDGRQSWTLWSPRNPAIYHERSTRKLQDHLYEGEPLFMRVRPHGLRKACRVQRRWEVPELTQRFALETEAEQKARFVQARDLLGSLALVLVRDLEREYGETMLDEAAVAAYEKVAATEC; encoded by the coding sequence ATGGGCCTCGCATGccgctcccctctctctgtgttgcATACACCGGCATGCAGTCCCACAGACACAGGTCTACAGGAACACAACCACAGCAAGCGCCGTCTCatgagcagctgccgcggtATCGTTGTTGCTGGCGTCACGAACCAGGCACGGACGCAGATGGCCGAGGCATTCTTGCGGGCCTTTACTGGTGGccgcgtgtttgtgtgcagCGGGGGCGTGCACCACCTCGGCACCGTGCATCCGTTGGCGGTAGTGACCATGGCGGAAATGGGCATCGATGTTAGCCGGCagtcctcgtcctcgctggCTGGCgtgcgtcggcagcgcgagACGTACGACGTCTACGTCAGTGTTGATGCCCCCTACACGGAGCGGACAAGCGACCGGTATCAGCGGCGCTACACGGACACACAAGCTGCTCAGCAGAGCTCGATGGGCGCTGCCGGGTTGTCGGCGCCATGCGCTTCTTCCACTTCGGATTTCTGCGATCCACTGCTGGCatcggcgacgccggcgcactGGACAGTGTCACAGGACACAACGGACGGCCGGCAGAGCTGGACGTTGTGGAGTCCGCGTAACCCCGCTATTTACCACGAGCGGTCAACACGCAAGCTGCAGGATCATCTGTACGAGGGCGAGCCTCTCTTCATGCGCGTGCGGCCGCACGGACTGCGCAAGGCGTGccgggtgcagcggcggtgggaGGTGCCGGAGCTCACGCAACGGTTCGCGCTGGAGACGGAGGCCGAGCAGAAGGCGAGGTTTGTGCAGGCGCGTGATCTGCTCGGCTCCCTGGCCCTTGTGCTTGTACGTGACTTGGAGCGGGAGTACGGCGAGACGATGCTCGACGAGGCCGCGGTGGCTGCCTATGAGAAGGTTGCGGCGACGGAGTGCTGA
- a CDS encoding conserved hypothetical protein (previous protein_id=AAC24633.1), with translation MYRTAPQILFQFVGGLSITQYTYPILYDVFTGEKTGAHATTITTSSSSGSFSGLWGSWKGSFQAPIADCTLADDIEELLRTHCWLAAAALSLTVVSGGAPALLGSGLSMYCNGGPEGKARYSLLKQRLRNFSENGHHA, from the coding sequence ATGTACCGCACGGCGCCTCAGATTCTCTTTCAGTTTGTGGGTGGCCTGAGCATCACCCAGTACACCTACCCCATCCTCTACGACGTCTTTACTGGCGAGAAGACCGGTGCCCACGCCACCACTATCACcacgtccagcagcagcggcagcttctCGGGGCTGTGGGGCAGCTGGAAGGGGAGCTTTCAAGCCCCTATAGCGGATTGCACCCTCGCAGACGACATCGAGGAACTCCTGCGCACCCACTGCTGGCTTGCGGCCGCAGCCCTGTCGCTCACGGTAGTCTCtggcggcgcgccagcgctgctAGGGAGCGGGCTTAGCATGTACTGCAACGGCGGCCCCGAGGGCAAGGCCCGCTACTCCTTACTGAAGCAGCGGCTTCGCAACTTCTCCGAGAATGGCCATCACGCCTAA
- the CYP12 gene encoding putative cyclophilin 12 (previous protein_id=AAC24632.1), which translates to MKGVTSFTVYGLVPAADFQRCAEAAAYVNDKYPESYAVIVKLELPRDFAERRAAWASAGHLPSQQQQPTDASFGESGGSATTASTAAAELAAVLVEQHGSDSEPQCLLTAETFLHNIATHTDYKPDATEDYYTARGKRAWRAFLASRGRQYCWMDVSVDGVAVGRVWFELYASVAPLTCKNFCELCRGTTVAMGDTVAHSSVFDPPPAQHIGYKGTTFFRTLKDAWVMGGDVTGAHSGNGGYSCYGRCFPDETYAVPHDAAGILGMCNDGPHTSSSAFYITLRPMSWMNGKYVAFGRVMDGMHVVDAIHAVEARHNQAPKASIVITDCDVLDTSV; encoded by the coding sequence ATGAAGGGAGTCACCTCGTTCACCGTCTACGGGCTGGTCCCGGCGGCGGACTTCCAGCGTtgtgcagaggcggcggcgtacgTGAACGACAAGTACCCGGAATCCTATGCCGTCATAGTGAAACTAGAGCTTCCACGAGACTTTGCCGAGCGGCGGGCTGCGTGGGCGTCGGCGGGGCATCTGCcgtcccagcagcagcagccgacaGACGCCTCGTTCGGTGAGAGCGGTGGTTCAGCTACCACGGcgtccacggctgctgccgaaCTAGCCGCGGTACTGgtggagcagcacggcagcgaTAGCGAGCCACAGTGCCTTCTTACTGCAGAGACCTTTCTGCACAACATCGCTACTCACACAGATTATAAGCCCGACGCCACGGAGGACTACTACACCGCTCGAGGCAAgcgtgcgtggcgcgccTTCCTCGCATCGCGTGGCCGACAGTACTGCTGGATGGACGTGTCagtggacggcgtggcggtggggagggTCTGGTTTGAGCTGTACGCGTCTGTGGCACCGCTGACGTGCAAGAACTTCTGCGAGCTGTGCCGCGGCACCACGGTTGCCATGGGCGACACCGtcgcgcacagcagcgtaTTCGAtccgccgccggcgcagcacatcGGCTACAAGGGGACTACCTTCTTCCGCACCTTAAAGGATGCGTGGGTGATGGGGGGCGACGTGACCGGTGCACACTCTGGCAACGGCGGGTACTCGTGCTACGGCCGCTGCTTCCCCGATGAGACGTACGCCGTCCCCCACGATGCGGCTGGCATTCTAGGCATGTGCAACGATGGCCCGCAcacgagcagctccgccttctACATCACGCTTCGACCCATGTCATGGATGAACGGCAAGTACGTTGCCTTTGGTCGAGTCATGGACGGCATGCACGTGGTGGATGCGATCCACGCGGTCGAGGCGCGTCACAACCAGGCCCCGAAAGCGTCCATCGTCATCACCGACTGCGACGTGCTTGACACGAGTGTGtaa